In a single window of the Candidatus Paceibacterota bacterium genome:
- a CDS encoding glycosyltransferase family 2 protein, producing the protein MSQSFVSIIIPCRNEEKFISKCLDSFLKQNYPKDKMEILVIDGMSTDKTREIAREYSEKYPFIKLIDNKNKFTPFALNLGIKNSKGDIITIAGSHTKYDKDYILKCLKYLEEYKADNVGGILKTIPKKDTLIAKAIAFSLSSFFGAGNSAFRTGATKPKFVDTVFGGCYKKEVFNKIGLFNENLIRSQDMEFNMRLKRAGGKILLSPDIIAYYYPKDNLIDFFKHNFKDGFWAIYPLKFVKIPLKFRHYIPLIFILILSVSFIFHLLDFVFFTFLFQFTIVSYLLFSSFFSLKIAVREKDLKYFSIMILVFAIRHFGYGIGSLWGVFKLIKEGPFEKEKKAF; encoded by the coding sequence ATGTCCCAATCATTTGTTTCAATAATAATTCCTTGCAGAAACGAAGAGAAATTTATTTCAAAATGTCTTGATTCTTTTTTAAAGCAGAATTATCCCAAAGATAAAATGGAGATTTTGGTAATTGACGGAATGTCAACTGACAAAACAAGAGAAATTGCAAGGGAATATTCTGAAAAATATCCTTTTATAAAGTTAATTGACAATAAAAATAAATTTACTCCTTTTGCTTTAAATTTGGGAATTAAAAATTCAAAGGGGGACATAATAACTATTGCCGGTTCGCATACAAAATATGATAAAGATTATATCTTAAAGTGTCTTAAATATTTAGAAGAATATAAAGCTGATAATGTCGGAGGAATATTAAAAACGATTCCCAAAAAAGATACCTTGATTGCCAAAGCTATTGCTTTTTCCCTTTCTTCTTTTTTTGGAGCGGGGAATTCCGCTTTCAGAACAGGAGCAACCAAGCCGAAATTTGTTGATACTGTTTTTGGCGGCTGCTATAAAAAAGAGGTTTTTAATAAAATAGGATTATTTAACGAGAATCTTATCCGCAGCCAGGATATGGAATTTAATATGCGCCTAAAAAGAGCAGGAGGGAAAATTCTTCTTTCTCCCGATATAATTGCTTATTATTATCCCAAAGATAATTTAATAGATTTTTTCAAGCATAATTTTAAAGACGGTTTTTGGGCGATTTACCCCTTGAAATTTGTCAAAATTCCCTTGAAATTCAGGCATTACATTCCTCTTATTTTCATCTTAATCCTTTCTGTTTCTTTTATTTTTCATTTGCTTGATTTTGTTTTTTTTACCTTTTTATTCCAATTTACAATTGTTTCTTATCTTTTGTTTTCATCTTTTTTTTCTCTTAAGATAGCGGTCAGAGAAAAAGATTTGAAATATTTTTCGATAATGATTTTGGTTTTTGCAATTCGCCATTTTGGGTATGGTATCGGCTCATTATGGGGAGTTTTTAAATTAATTAAAGAAGGGCCTTTTGAAAAAGAAAAAAAGGCGTTTTAA
- a CDS encoding glycosyltransferase: MKKVLIIGNFWPYRKGSRRITSLAKCLKEFGWSPVILTGSISQKPDFKVRYIEVDYKEACFIGPKIDFNKKEDSKIKRIHLFLKAVLRYIKKKILKYASEIVTYPDKNKYFKYPAFREAKLLFKKEKIDAIISIYPISSHFIAKKLKVKYNVPWIADFPDLWSQNCNYSHGTLRKLADKRMEIKTLFFADALITVSKPLAEKLSKLHKKKEIYAIPSGFDIKTFNSNSSKLTNEFTITYTGTFYKEKRTPLKLFLALRDLIDKKVINPYNVKVRFFGPKTEWIEEMIIENGLSDIVRQYGTVDIETSVQKQKESQVLLLLKWEDPKEKGICAGKIFEYFASKRPILTTGGSKDVISDLLEETKAGIDALDIEEIKEALKLHYFEYLKNGKVSYNGNLKKIEKYNELEMVKKFANILNKF, encoded by the coding sequence ATGAAAAAAGTTTTGATTATAGGAAATTTTTGGCCCTATAGGAAAGGAAGCCGTCGGATAACTTCTCTTGCTAAATGTTTAAAAGAGTTCGGGTGGAGTCCTGTTATTTTAACCGGGTCTATTTCTCAAAAACCGGATTTTAAAGTCAGATACATAGAAGTAGATTATAAAGAAGCATGCTTTATTGGTCCGAAAATTGATTTTAATAAAAAAGAAGATTCTAAAATCAAAAGGATACATCTTTTTTTAAAAGCAGTGCTTAGATATATTAAGAAAAAAATTTTAAAATATGCCAGCGAAATTGTAACTTACCCTGATAAAAATAAATACTTTAAATATCCTGCTTTTAGAGAAGCGAAATTACTTTTTAAAAAAGAAAAAATAGACGCTATAATCAGCATTTATCCTATTAGTAGCCACTTTATTGCTAAAAAGCTGAAAGTAAAATACAATGTTCCTTGGATTGCCGATTTTCCCGATTTATGGTCGCAGAATTGCAATTATAGCCATGGAACATTAAGAAAATTGGCTGATAAAAGAATGGAAATAAAAACGCTTTTTTTTGCAGATGCTTTAATCACAGTTTCAAAGCCCTTGGCAGAAAAACTTTCTAAGTTGCATAAGAAAAAAGAAATTTATGCAATTCCCAGCGGATTTGACATTAAAACTTTTAATTCAAACTCCTCTAAGTTGACAAATGAATTTACAATTACTTATACTGGAACTTTTTATAAAGAAAAGAGAACTCCTTTAAAATTGTTTTTAGCGTTAAGAGATTTGATTGATAAAAAAGTTATTAACCCGTATAATGTGAAAGTAAGATTTTTCGGCCCAAAAACAGAATGGATTGAAGAAATGATCATTGAAAACGGTCTTTCTGATATTGTTAGGCAATATGGAACTGTAGACATTGAAACATCAGTTCAGAAACAAAAAGAATCACAGGTTTTACTTTTGTTAAAATGGGAAGACCCTAAAGAAAAAGGAATTTGCGCGGGGAAAATATTTGAATATTTTGCCTCTAAAAGGCCTATTTTAACTACAGGAGGATCAAAAGATGTTATTTCAGATTTGCTTGAAGAGACAAAAGCAGGCATAGATGCTTTGGATATTGAAGAAATAAAAGAAGCCCTTAAACTGCATTATTTTGAATATTTAAAAAATGGCAAAGTAAGCTATAATGGAAACTTAAAGAAGATTGAAAAATACAACGAACTGGAAATGGTTAAAAAATTTGCAAATATATTAAATAAATTTTAA